Genomic DNA from Vanrija pseudolonga chromosome 3, complete sequence:
CGGCGGTGTCTATGTCACGCAtcagcttggcggcggctaCAACGAGTGGCCGGAGGCGTGGGACGAATTGGCAGGTGCCGTTGTGTGACCGGCGGCCTCGTATGATGTAGTCCTAGTCATCAATGTACAGTGATTCTAGGAGATGTGCATCCATTCTCGGACGCTCCGACCTCTCGTGCCAGCTTGGCGGCCGCTACGACAGTAACGAAAGGCGTGGGAGCAGGTTGTGAGGATGGCGTCACGGATTCGGTTCGTACTCGCATCGCTGTTCGGACGGTGAAACCACGATTCGGGTTGCCTGTGGTGGCCACGGCTGGCATGTGGCTGGCGAACGACGGAGACTGCGACTGAGACATCAATGCGATGTATGGTCTGCGCAACGGATCCAGGTCGGTGTGAGATCCAGCTTGGCGTGAGATCCAATTCGGTAAAACGGATACGCTCGTACTCTAGATTCCGCCTCCGTGTTGGGTGCAACGAGTGACCTGGGTAAGGGGATGGGATGACGGGATGACGGGGTTGGCAGTGTGTGTGAGGCCGGGTTCATAGCCGCAGCATGCACACTGGCACCGAGCACTGTTGACGCATACACACAGTGTAGTTGACTCCTGCACCCAGCATGATTGTCTCCTGCAACCAGCACAGTTCACTCATGCATCGGCTTCAAGGCATTAAACTATGTGTCGGCCAGCGACTGAGCCGTGAAGTGTCGTAAGACGAGGGAGGAAGAATTTAACAGGAAGATGGAAGAAGCCCGCCCctggcgccagcgcctcCAGGCCAGAAACAACGAAAGGACACAGCCAACAGGACCACAGGAACACGCTAGTTTGCCTTCTGGTCGTTGCAGTACTGAACCCACTTGTCGAGGCTCATCTTCTTGATGACAGTGCTGAAGCCCTTGGTGCCAGACGAGTTGCAggcagcgtcgagctcggagcTGGAAGGATTGGGAGCATCGCCAGGATACTCGATGTGGAAGACGGgcttgccggccttgacAAACGCAGCGTACTTATCACACTCTTTGTACTCGGCGCACTGCTCGTTGACCGAGAAGTCGACGGAAGAGAGCACGCTAGGGATGATATCGCCGGCGTTCTTGAGCCCGATCGACATATTGTAGcccgcggcggtgctggcgagGAACTTGACAAAGTCTATAGCGTCGGCAGTGGTGAGTCCGAGCCCATTAGCATTGTtctggtgtcagcggcggcctccttTGTTTCCACCCACATAGGCGTCGACGTTGTCCGGGTCGATGGCGTCGCAGCCCTTGCTCACGGCGAGCTGGATACGGCTGATCATGACGGCGCGCACCGTCGGGCTGCCGGTCTTGACCCAGTTCTCGCCCTGCCAGCCCCTGAGTGCGCTTCCGAGGTCGCCCTTGTCAAACCTGGCCGCGTCGGTGCGCCAGGCCTCATATGAGCCTGCGGAAAAGTAGCACACGACGTGCTTGCCGCGGGCATGCAGCGCGGCAATGGTCTCAGGCGGCGTATCGAagaggtcgacgtcgtagACGTCGACATCAGGAGTGATAGTCGGGACGTCGCTGGCAACAATTGGCTGACCTggcgggtgtcagcgggcgcAAGAGCAACAACTCACTGAGAACGATCTGCCAACTGGCGCCCACCAGGGGCCGCCAAAGGCGGCCGGGGATCACCGTTGTCGCTGTCTCAGACGGGGTTGCTGTCCATGCCGACTTCGAGCGGTGACGCCGGGGGTCCAGacccacgccgaggccaatCGCGAGGGGaatgaggacgaggaggacgagaccGAAGAGCATCATGCCTTTCCACAATGTAAGAGAACGATGTGAATCGGATGCTGGTGGTTTGTCGACGTTGTCGTTTGAGGAGAGGACGGACGGGAAGTGTTGGAGAGGAGGGGAAAGGGGTGGGTCAGTATTGTCGTGAGACGGAATCTCGGGTGGTGTTGCCGCGCACTCCAGCACAACACGCGTCGTCCTAGTGTCGGCAACATTGTGAGGTGCGTGCGCCATGCTTATGTGGTCGTTGCAGTGGAGGGGTGCAAAGGTGGGCGGCTTTGGTTACAGACACTCACAGCTATTTGGGTCAGGGCTGGTGGGGTTGTGTTGGTGAGTCAAAGGGGGTTGCGCGGAATAGTAGTTGCTGTGGCGAGATGCACCGCCTGGGGCGATAGGGCTTACTTGGTGGAGAGCAGAGCCCATGGATGAGAAGAAGAACAAACACTAGCCATCGTTGCAAAGAAAAAAGAAATCGACAAAACGAcaaacacgacgacgacgacgacgacgacgacgacgacgacgacgcgccctATCAGACGCAGTCCACAGCGCTCTGCACAGGTCGTGTGGATCAATTCGGGACGAGAAACAGGGAAGACGGAACGGAACGGTTCCGAGGACGCAAGGTCCGAGTTTGAAGCATAAGATCTCGTGCCAGCCACGGTGTGCATGGATCGCGTCGTGCGTTGCGCGTCGCGACGTACGACGCGTGACTTGCCCGATCTGATTTTCcaagccgacgacgcgcctcgcgccacggcgccacaAGGCTGACCACACTTTTTCTTTTCTTTTTGCAAGTGACAGCGAGGCGGAATGagaccgacggcgaggtgatGGCGACACCAACAAGACGaagacgcgctcgagcgcttCATCGCCCGATTGAACCTGCCTcacgcctcgtcgcgtccgagCCATCGTTCTCGCACTTGGGAGAGTCAGACGTGTCGATGATTTTAATTGGTAACGCTTCTCCCCTCCAGTTGGATCACATCCAGTCAACAACACTGACGGGCCATGGGAGCTCGAAGATCGCATATCCCGGACGTAGTCCTCGCCCTTTTCACTCGCGACTACATAACCACGGTCCTGTCCCTCCTTATCGCCCCATCTCATTGTATCACACTCCCTCCATCTCCtcacccctcccctcccagCACCCGGACAATCTTCGTATCCTTCAGTAAGTGAAGTTATCACCTGCAACCCGTCTCTCTTTTTTCGCGGCAACCCACAGAAAACTACGACGTAGTATCGACCTCGCAGAACCCGCAAGTGGCAGGTGCAATGGGAGTCTGACGTGCCCAGCAGCAAACCATGCGTGTGCActtcctcgccgtgctcgctgtCCTTGGCAGCGCAGCTGTCGCACAAaaccacggcggcggccacggccacggtAATTGCCACGGCAATGgccacggcctcgacaagaAAATCAGCCACATTTTTAACCCGGGGAAGTGGAACTCTCGCCTCCCCGGACAACCAAAGACcacctcatcgtcgtcggtgaaCGTTaccttgacgtcgtcgaccaaGTCGACCAAGTCGACCCCGACGTCATCAAGcaagtcgacctcgacttcGTCGAGcaagtcgacctcgacgccgtcgagcaagtctacctcgacgtcgtcgagcaagtcttcttcgagctcgtcgtcttccgcGTCTTCCGCGTCTAAGAGCTCTTCGTCTTCTTCgagctccagctcctcggcttcggcctcTAAGAGCACGTCGGTTTCCCCGACTTCGAGCGCCGCTCCTTCGTCGTCAGTGGccctggcgtcgtcgacgtccgcctcctcctcgtcgtcagccACTGCCTCGCCTTctgctgcctcgtcgtcgtcgtcgtcgtcctcggttGTTActtcgtcctcgacggctTCATCCTCTTCTGTTGGTGCGTCTTCGTCCTCTTCTGTGTCGTCCGATGCGgtttcgtcgtcgtcggctgctcCCTCCGActctgcctcgtcctcgtcgtcggctacTCCCTCCGACTCTgcttcgtcctcggcgtctgTTTCGTCGGACTCTGCTTCCTCTACCGTgacctcgtcatcggcggTTGCCTCGTCCGACGTTGCTTCGTCGTCCGCAGTTTCGTCATCGTCGGCTTCGTCATCCGACTCGGCGTCTTCGGCCACCCCCACCTCtgtgtcggcgtcggcgtctgACTCGGTGTCTCCTTCTCCCTCTGCGTCGGCCTCCGACTctgcctccgcctcgccgtccgtctCCGCATCtgactcggcgtcgccttcgGCTTCGGTATCACCTTCAGtgaccgactcggcgtcgtcgtcagcgtcggcgtcggcgtcgtcttccgcGTCtgactcgtcgtcggcttcggcatcggcgtcggcttcaGTGACAGactccgcgtcggcgtcggcgtcatcgtccgcgtcggcctccGACTCGGCTTCTGCCTCTGCATCTGCCTCCGCTTCGGCTTCAGCctcggactcggcgtcggcgtcatcgtctGCGTCGGCAACCGACTCTGCTGCCGTTTCTGCTTCTGCTTCTGCCTCTGCTTCAGCTTCagcttcggcctcggcctcggcctcggactctgcctccgcctccgcttCGGCTTCGGACTCTGCTTCGGCCTCTGCTTCGGCCTCTCCTTCAGCCTCCGCATCTGCCTCTGCttctgcctctgcctcggactcggcttcggcttctgCCTCCGCCACTgcttcctcgtcggcctcggcttcggACTCGGCCTCCGCTTCTGCttccgcgtcggcgtcgtcatcTGACTCTGCCTCAGCCtcctcttcggcctcggcgtcggcctcgactaCGGGCTCAGCTTCCGCTTTGGactccgcctccgccagtGCCTCGGctacggcctcggcgtctgcctctgcctctgttaccgactcgtcgtccgcctccgccactgGCTCGGTTTCGGCTTCtgcgtccgcgtccgcctccgtctccgcctcctccgccgcctcgtcctctgcccccgcccccagcgccaccgccgccattcCTGGCGCCACTGTCGACCAGAAGATCCTGATCCTTGCCCGTGATGCCACTGGCATCCAGGCCGGAACCAACGGTCTCCAGGGCTACGCCATCCCCTACGAGGGCATCATCATCCCCCAGGCCGGTGCTGCGCTCCCCGTGCTCAAcgacacccccacccacggcCGCTACTCGGGTATCATCATCATGGACGCCCTCGCCTACCAATACGCCACCGGCTGGAACTCGGCCGTCACCACCGACCAGTGGAACGCCATTTTCAACTACCAGGTCGCTTTCAATGTTCGCATGGTCCGTATCAACGAGTTCCCCGGCGTCAACTTTGGTGTCTCCCTTGCCGGCGGTGGATGCTGCaatgccggcgtcgagcagcccGTCAGCCTCGTCGACACCTCCGACTACCCCTCGGCCAACATCAAGGCGTGAGTGTTGCATTGCTTTGTTTTCCTGACAACCTCAGGGGTGTTACTGTCTCGTCGGAGGGTCTCTGGCACTACCCTGCCGTGATCACGGATGCTGTTGGCACCAAGGCTGTGGCCATGTACGGCCCCTCGTCTGACGGCACCTTCACCACCAACacggtcgccgccgtcatcaacACTGTTGGCACTCGTCAGACCTGGGTCTGGTTCACCAGCTGGGCTCCTCAGTGGtcgcctgcctgcgcctTCCTCCAGCACGCCCACGTTAACTGGCTCACTCGCGGTGTGTTCgtcggcaagcgcaagctccACCTCTCGCCCCAgatcgacgacctcgagctcgccaccgACATCTACTCGCCCAACGGCACTACCTTCCGTATCCGTCCCGCCGACCTCGATGGCCACGTTGCCTGGCAGGTTGACCTCAACTCGCGTCTccccgccggctcgtcgttccgcctcgagcttggccacAACGGTAACGGTGACATTGACAAGGTCACCAACCCTTCGGGCGGTGCTGGTGTCTGCGTTCCCGACTACCCCATCTACACCAACGATGTCGCCGACACCCCGCTTGAGTGGGTTAAGCCTATTGGAACTGGTGTCGACGCCTGGCCGGTCGAGTTCACCACATACGGCTGGTCTAAGCAGTGCGCTCTCCTCGACCCCCTGACCGCCTGGTACCAAACCACGGCCAACCGCGACGCCTTTGCCCACGTCTCGCACACCTTTacccacctcgagctcaacAACGCCACCTACcacgacgctgctcgcgagATCCAGTTCAACCAGGCTTGGCTCGCCCAGACTGGtatcgccgccggccgcttCTCCCCCCACGGTCTCATCCCCCCTGCCATCACTGGCCTCCACAACGGTGATGTCATCAAGGCCTGGCTCGACAACGGCATCACTCATGTTGTCGGTGACAACacccgccccctcctccgcAACCCCAGCTCGGTCTACTGGCCTCTCATCTCCACTGTCGCGGCCAACGGCTACGAGGGCCTCGTCATCTCGCCCCGTTACGCCACCTTCATCTACTACAACTGCGACACGTTTGACTGTGACGTTGCCGAGTGGCATGCCCTCACCGGTGCCACTGGTACTTACCAGGACATGCTCAGGATCACCAAGACTGAGAACACCAACTACCTCTTCAACCTCCAGGCCGACCCCTACATGTTCCACCAGGCCAACATGCGTCTCATTGACGCCGCTACCTACACTGTGGGCCCCAAGACTGGCCGCATGTCCCTGGTCCAGCTCTGGGTCGAGACTGTTGCCCAGGAGCTCGCGCGTCTCACCAACTG
This window encodes:
- the olpB_0 gene encoding Cell surface glycoprotein 1, giving the protein MRVHFLAVLAVLGSAAVAQNHGGGHGHGNCHGNGHGLDKKISHIFNPGKWNSRLPGQPKTTSSSSVNVTLTSSTKSTKSTPTSSSKSTSTSSSKSTSTPSSKSTSTSSSKSSSSSSSSASSASKSSSSSSSSSSSASASKSTSVSPTSSAAPSSSVALASSTSASSSSSATASPSAASSSSSSSSVVTSSSTASSSSVGASSSSSVSSDAVSSSSAAPSDSASSSSSATPSDSASSSASVSSDSASSTVTSSSAVASSDVASSSAVSSSSASSSDSASSATPTSVSASASDSVSPSPSASASDSASASPSVSASDSASPSASVSPSVTDSASSSASASASSSASDSSSASASASASVTDSASASASSSASASDSASASASASASASASDSASASSSASATDSAAVSASASASASASASASASASDSASASASASDSASASASASPSASASASASASASDSASASASATASSSASASDSASASASASASSSDSASASSSASASASTTGSASALDSASASASATASASASASVTDSSSASATGSVSASASASASVSASSAASSSAPAPSATAAIPGATVDQKILILARDATGIQAGTNGLQGYAIPYEGIIIPQAGAALPVLNDTPTHGRYSGIIIMDALAYQYATGWNSAVTTDQWNAIFNYQVAFNVRMVRINEFPGVNFGVSLAGGGCCNAGVEQPVSLVDTSDYPSANIKAGVTVSSEGLWHYPAVITDAVGTKAVAMYGPSSDGTFTTNTVAAVINTVGTRQTWVWFTSWAPQWSPACAFLQHAHVNWLTRGVFVGKRKLHLSPQIDDLELATDIYSPNGTTFRIRPADLDGHVAWQVDLNSRLPAGSSFRLELGHNGNGDIDKVTNPSGGAGVCVPDYPIYTNDVADTPLEWVKPIGTGVDAWPVEFTTYGWSKQCALLDPLTAWYQTTANRDAFAHVSHTFTHLELNNATYHDAAREIQFNQAWLAQTGIAAGRFSPHGLIPPAITGLHNGDVIKAWLDNGITHVVGDNTRPLLRNPSSVYWPLISTVAANGYEGLVISPRYATFIYYNCDTFDCDVAEWHALTGATGTYQDMLRITKTENTNYLFNLQADPYMFHQANMRLIDAATYTVGPKTGRMSLVQLWVETVAQELARLTNWPITSLTHDQNAQYFLDRMALDGCNPSATYTLSADGNHITQIVVTANGNTCSVPIPVTIPSGSASASGSSITVDQVGSEPPIQWVTLNGSPVTLTFSTPIAI
- the DR_0705 gene encoding putative protein, with product MLFGLVLLVLIPLAIGLGVGLDPRRHRSKSAWTATPSETATTVIPGRLWRPLIVLSQPIVASDVPTITPDVDVYDVDLFDTPPETIAALHARGKHVVCYFSAGSYEAWRTDAARFDKGDLGSALRGWQGENWVKTGSPTVRAVMISRIQLAVSKGCDAIDPDNVDAYNNANGLGLTTADAIDFVKFLASTAAGYNMSIGLKNAGDIIPSVLSSVDFSVNEQCAEYKECDKYAAFVKAGKPVFHIEYPGDAPNPSSSELDAACNSSGTKGFSTVIKKMSLDKWVQYCNDQKAN
- the Nefh_1 gene encoding Neurofilament heavy polypeptide, which produces MAAVALGAGAEDEAAEEAETEADADAEAETEPVAEADDESVTEAEADAEAVAEALAEAESKAEAEPVVEADAEAEEEAEAESDDDADAEAEAEAESEAEADEEAVAEAEAEAESEAEAEAEADAEAEGEAEAEAEAESEAEAEAEAESEAEAEAEAEAEAEAEAEAETAAESVADADDDADAESEAEAEAEADAEAEAESEADADDDADADAESVTEADADAEADDESDAEDDADADADDDAESVTEGDTEAEGDAESDAETDGEAEAESEADAEGEGDTESDADADTEVGVAEDAESDDEADDDETADDEATSDEATADDEVTVEEAESDETDAEDEAESEGVADDEDEAESEGAADDDETASDDTEEDEDAPTEEDEAVEDEVTTEDDDDDDEAAEGEAVADDEEEADVDDARATDDEGAALEVGETDVLLEAEAEELELEEDEELLDAEDAEDDELEEDLLDDVEVDLLDGVEVDLLDEVEVDLLDDVGVDLVDLVDDVKVTFTDDDEVVFGCPGRREFHFPGLKMWLIFLSRPWPLPWQLPWPWPPPWFCATAALPRTASTARKCTRMVCCWARQTPIAPATCGFCEVDTTS